A single genomic interval of Anaerolineales bacterium harbors:
- a CDS encoding EsaB/YukD family protein, which produces MTDSTKDETRTSELSVTIVLPSGGSRTADVPRDVPVRELIPELTTSLGLPTTGPDGRPTSYRLDSKALGRELREEETLALAGVPEGDRLIITADVTAG; this is translated from the coding sequence ATGACCGACTCAACCAAAGACGAAACCCGGACCTCAGAGCTCTCTGTGACCATCGTGCTTCCCTCCGGCGGCAGCCGGACGGCGGACGTGCCGCGGGATGTCCCGGTGCGTGAGCTGATCCCGGAACTCACGACCTCGCTCGGCCTGCCCACTACCGGGCCCGACGGCCGCCCGACCAGCTACCGCCTGGACAGCAAGGCGCTCGGGCGCGAACTACGCGAAGAGGAGACCCTGGCCTTGGCTGGCGTCCCAGAAGGCGATCGTCTGATCATCACCGCCGACGTCACGGCGGGATAG